One Brassica napus cultivar Da-Ae chromosome C4, Da-Ae, whole genome shotgun sequence genomic region harbors:
- the LOC106392133 gene encoding serine carboxypeptidase-like 13 isoform X2, with protein MSLTLKLITLLLLALSHHAESGSIVKFLPGFEGPLPFELETGYIGVGDKEDLQMFYYFVKSENNPQEDPLLIWLTGGPGCSSLFAILFENGPLALKFELYNGTLPSLVTTTYSWTKMANIVFLDQPVGAGFSYSRTPLLNKVSDTGEVKVIHEFLQKWLSKHPEFYSNPFYVTGDSYSGKIVPPLVQEISRGNYICCKPPINIQGYILGNPITQITSENNSKIPYAHGMALISDELYESLKRICKGNYENVGSRNTECLKHIEIYNKCTDKLNTYHILLPDCDMTSPDCFLYNYFLLNKWANNERVRRALQVTKGSIGEWRRCNYDVIPYNYDIQSTVPYHMNNSISGFRSLIYSGDHDMLVPFIATQAWIRSLNYSIVDDWRPWMVNDQIAGYTRSYANKMTYATIKASFLVDTRQNINQTKHSSCSKGGSVASLCNRG; from the exons ATGAGTTTGACTCTTAAGCTAATAACTCTGCTTCTACTTGCCTTGAGTCACCATGCTGAATCTGGTTCCATCGTTAAGTTCCTTCCGGGGTTTGAAGGCCCTCTTCCTTTCGAACTTGAAACCGG ATACATTGGTGTTGGTGATAAAGAGGACCTACAAATGTTCTACTATTTCGTTAAGTCTGAGAATAATCCGCAAGAAGACCCTCTTCTTATTTGGTTAACAGGAGGACCTGGATGTTCTTCTCTTTTCGCCATTCTTTTTGAGAACG GGCCTTTGGCTTTGAAGTTCGAGCTTTACAATGGAACTCTCCCTTCTTTGGTCACTACTACATATTCATGGACAAAG ATGGCCAACATAGTATTCTTGGATCAGCCTGTTGGTGCTGGCTTCTCCTACTCAAGAACTCCACTTCTTAATAAAGTTAGTGATACAGGTGAAGTTAAGGTCATCCATGAGTTTCTTCAAAAG TGGCTAAGCAAGCATCCAGAGTTTTACTCCAACCCATTTTACGTTACCGGAGATTCTTATTCCGGTAAGATTGTTCCGCCACTCGTACAAGAAATCTCAAgag GGAATTATATATGTTGCAAACCTCCCATAAATATCCAG GGTTATATCCTCGGAAACCCTATAACACAAATTACATCGGAAAACAACAGTAAAATTCCATATGCTCATGGGATGGCATTAATCTCGGATGAACTCTATGAG TCGCTGAAAAGAATCTGCAAaggaaattatgaaaatgtgGGTTCGCGTAACACAGAATGCTTAAAACATATCGAAATTTACAACAAG TGTACTGACAAACTAAACACATACCATATATTATTACCAGATTGTGATATGACATCTCCTGATTGCTTT CTATATAACTACTTTCTCCTTAACAAGTGGGCTAACAACGAGAGAGTTCGCAGAGCTCTTCAAGTCACTAAG GGGAGTATAGGTGAATGGAGGCGATGTAATTATGATGTCATTCCGTATAACTACGACATTCAAAGCACCGTACCATACCATATGAATAACAGCATTAGTGGCTTTCGATCTCTTATCTACAG TGGTGATCATGATATGTTGGTGCCTTTCATTGCAACTCAAGCATGGATAAGGTCTCTCAATTACTCCATCGTCGATGACTGGAGACCTTGGATGGTAAACGATCAAATCGCTGG ATATACGAGAAGTTATGCCAATAAGATGACATATGCTACTATCAAAGCAAGTTTTCTT GTGGACACACGGCAGAATATAAACCAAACGAAACATTCATCATGTTCCAAAGGTGGATCAGTGGCCAGCCTTTGTAATAGAGGCTAA
- the LOC106392133 gene encoding serine carboxypeptidase-like 13 isoform X1 translates to MSLTLKLITLLLLALSHHAESGSIVKFLPGFEGPLPFELETGYIGVGDKEDLQMFYYFVKSENNPQEDPLLIWLTGGPGCSSLFAILFENGPLALKFELYNGTLPSLVTTTYSWTKMANIVFLDQPVGAGFSYSRTPLLNKVSDTGEVKVIHEFLQKWLSKHPEFYSNPFYVTGDSYSGKIVPPLVQEISRGNYICCKPPINIQGYILGNPITQITSENNSKIPYAHGMALISDELYESLKRICKGNYENVGSRNTECLKHIEIYNKCTDKLNTYHILLPDCDMTSPDCFLYNYFLLNKWANNERVRRALQVTKGSIGEWRRCNYDVIPYNYDIQSTVPYHMNNSISGFRSLIYSGDHDMLVPFIATQAWIRSLNYSIVDDWRPWMVNDQIAGYTRSYANKMTYATIKGGGHTAEYKPNETFIMFQRWISGQPL, encoded by the exons ATGAGTTTGACTCTTAAGCTAATAACTCTGCTTCTACTTGCCTTGAGTCACCATGCTGAATCTGGTTCCATCGTTAAGTTCCTTCCGGGGTTTGAAGGCCCTCTTCCTTTCGAACTTGAAACCGG ATACATTGGTGTTGGTGATAAAGAGGACCTACAAATGTTCTACTATTTCGTTAAGTCTGAGAATAATCCGCAAGAAGACCCTCTTCTTATTTGGTTAACAGGAGGACCTGGATGTTCTTCTCTTTTCGCCATTCTTTTTGAGAACG GGCCTTTGGCTTTGAAGTTCGAGCTTTACAATGGAACTCTCCCTTCTTTGGTCACTACTACATATTCATGGACAAAG ATGGCCAACATAGTATTCTTGGATCAGCCTGTTGGTGCTGGCTTCTCCTACTCAAGAACTCCACTTCTTAATAAAGTTAGTGATACAGGTGAAGTTAAGGTCATCCATGAGTTTCTTCAAAAG TGGCTAAGCAAGCATCCAGAGTTTTACTCCAACCCATTTTACGTTACCGGAGATTCTTATTCCGGTAAGATTGTTCCGCCACTCGTACAAGAAATCTCAAgag GGAATTATATATGTTGCAAACCTCCCATAAATATCCAG GGTTATATCCTCGGAAACCCTATAACACAAATTACATCGGAAAACAACAGTAAAATTCCATATGCTCATGGGATGGCATTAATCTCGGATGAACTCTATGAG TCGCTGAAAAGAATCTGCAAaggaaattatgaaaatgtgGGTTCGCGTAACACAGAATGCTTAAAACATATCGAAATTTACAACAAG TGTACTGACAAACTAAACACATACCATATATTATTACCAGATTGTGATATGACATCTCCTGATTGCTTT CTATATAACTACTTTCTCCTTAACAAGTGGGCTAACAACGAGAGAGTTCGCAGAGCTCTTCAAGTCACTAAG GGGAGTATAGGTGAATGGAGGCGATGTAATTATGATGTCATTCCGTATAACTACGACATTCAAAGCACCGTACCATACCATATGAATAACAGCATTAGTGGCTTTCGATCTCTTATCTACAG TGGTGATCATGATATGTTGGTGCCTTTCATTGCAACTCAAGCATGGATAAGGTCTCTCAATTACTCCATCGTCGATGACTGGAGACCTTGGATGGTAAACGATCAAATCGCTGG ATATACGAGAAGTTATGCCAATAAGATGACATATGCTACTATCAAA GGAGGTGGACACACGGCAGAATATAAACCAAACGAAACATTCATCATGTTCCAAAGGTGGATCAGTGGCCAGCCTTTGTAA